The Nocardioides ginsengisegetis region ATGCTCTCCGGTATGCCGATGCTGATCACCAGGTTGGCGGTGTACAGCGAGACGAGGCCCGAGACCAGCGTCGCCGTACCGAGTGTCGCGACGAGCGCATTGACTCCCAGCCGTGCGACGAGCACGCCGTTGAACAGCCCGACGCCGCATCCGGAGAAGATGCCGAGCGCGACGGCGAGAACAACCGGCACGTCGTGCTCGGCCGCGGCACTCGCCGCCACGATCGACGACAGGCCCGCGATGGCGCCGACGGACAGGTCGAACTGACCGCACGTCAGCGGCAGGATCGAGGCCAGGGCGATGATCGCAACGACGGGCTCGTTGCCCAGGATGTTGCGGATGTTGGCAGCGCTCGGGAAGGTGTCGCTGGTGGGCTGGTAGACGCTGAAGAACACGCACATCAGCGCGAACAGGAACACCAGGGCGTACTTCTCGAGAAGGGAGAGGAGCTGGGCCCGCCACGTGGGCGCGGGCGCATCTTGAGCCGGACGGCCAGCTGCCCCCGGCGAGGAGGCCGGACGTGATGGAGCAGCGGCCGCCTCGGTGGATTCGATCATCATGCGGGGACCTCCGTGGTCAGGTAGGACAGCTCGGTGAGCCGATCGGCAGTGATATCGGGAGCGAGCAACTCGGCCACGAGACGGCCCTCCCGGAGGACCAAGACGCGATCCGCGACGTGGGCCATCTCCTCGAAGTCCGAGGTCACCAAGAGTACGGCGGTGCCGTGGTCGGCTGCGGCGCGTACGTGTGCGTAGATGTCGGCACGAGCGCCGACGTCGACGCCCTGGGTGGGTTCGTCGAGGAGCAGGACCGCCGGATCACGGCGCAGCCACCTGGCCAGCACGACCTTCTGCTGGTTGCCACCCGACAGGGTGCCGGCCGCCGGGGCGTCGCTGTCAGGCTTGACGCCGTAGGCCGCGATCAGCGCTCTGGCATCGGTGCGTTCGGCCTTGTGGCGAAGCCTCCCGCCGCGCCAGTAGGACCGGACCACCGATGCGGAGAGGTTCTCCCGCACCGATAGGCTGGGGAACAGACCGTCCGCTCCGCGATCTTCCGGAACCAGCGCCAGACCAGCTTTCATGGCCTGCCGGGGGCTCCGCACCCTCAGCGCCCGACCCGCGAGGGTGACAGCACCGCTGGTGACAGGTAGGTCGCCGAACAGTGCGTGGAGCAGCTCGCTGCGTCCGGACCCGAGCAGTCCCGCGACGCCGAGCACCTCCCCCCGGTGCAGGTCGAGGTCGACCCCTCGAAGGGGCCCGACCGCTAGGCCGCGGACCGACATTGCGACGTCAGTCGCGACCTGCTTGCGCTGCTCGGGGAAGACCCTGTCTAGCGGCCGTCCCACGATCATCTCGACAAGCCCCACCTCAGTGAGACCCTCCACGTCACGTGAGCCGGCGACCTGTCCGTCACGGAGCACGGTCACGCGGTCCGCAAGGTCGATCACCTCGTCGAGGCGGTGGGTCACGTAGACGATCGTCTGCCCGGCCTCGGCATAGCGGCGCAGGGCCGCGAGCAGCACGTCCACCTCCCAAGCGGGTAGTGAAGCAGTCGGCTCGTCCAGAACGAGAACGCCATCGTGGGCACCTTCGCGATCCTGCAAAGCACGCGCGATCGCGATCATGACGCGATCGGCAGGTCTCAGGGCCGCCACCAGCGTGTCGGGCGCTGCGTGGATGTGGAAGCGCTCGAGGACCTCGAGGGTGCGCCGACGCATCGAGGCACGGTCGATCCGGCCCCCGCTCGAGGTGGGGAAGCCTCGTCCGATGGCGATGTTCTCGGCCACGGTCAACCCAGGAAAGACCGCCGGATCCTGGTGGACGAAGTGAAGCCCGCGCCGTCTCGCCTCCTCGGCCGACCAGCGTTCCGCCGGCGTCGACACACCCCCGACCGTGATGGTGCCACCGGGATCTGCCCGGTGCACGCCCGCCAGGAGCTTGATGAGTGTCGACTTGCCGGACCCGTTGCCGCCGAGGAGGGCGTGGACCTCGCCGCGCCCCACCTCGACCGACGCGCTGGACAGGACCGTGGTGGCGCCGAACGTCTTGCTGAGGTGGGAGACGTGCAGGACGGTGTCCTGCACGCCTCCCTGGCCACCGACAGTGGTCAAGACAGACCCCAGATGCGGAGGTAGTTCGCCTCGTAGTCCTGAAGTGGCTTCCCATCGGCACCGATGTTGCCGTCGTAGAACGTCGTCTCGGTCGGCATCGAGGGCGAGGACGCGTCGAGGGTCTGGTTGCCGATGCCGGCGTCGACCTGCGGTTCGCCCTGGAGAAGACGGTTCATGCCGTCGATGGCGGCCCATCCGACCCATCGCGCAGGGGCCCCAGCGATCATGTCCTGGCCCTTGCCCGCGCTGACCGCGGCGAGGTTGGCGGAGAGCCCCTCGTTTCCGGTGACGAGGAGGTCGGCGTCCCGACCCGAGGCGGTCACTGCCTGAGAGATCCCCAGGGTGAGCGCGGCGTCGTAGGGGCTGTACACGACGTTGGCGTCCGGATTCTGGGTGAGCGCCGCCTCGGCCTTGGCTTGGAGCTTGCCGGTCGCCAGGTCGGCAAGGGTGTAGGGCACCTTTGCCACGATCTCGCACCCGCCACAAGCCTCGATGCGCTGGTTGAAGCCCCGGTACAGGTGCTGGGTGACGAGCAGCTCGTCCTCGGTGAACTGGATGATCTTCGCCGCACCCTCGGTCTCGGCGATCACGTAGTCCGCCACGGACTTGGCCTGGACGTTCTCAACGCGCTGCATCCAGGTCTGACCATCTTCGAAAAGCAGCTCGGCATCGAAGAGCGGCTGGCCGCCCTCACCCAGCAACGGGTCGTCACAGTCAAAGGAGTAGAACGCGAAGATGGGGATACCCGCCGTCTTGGCCTCCTCCAGCGCGCCCTTGGCTGCGATGCAGTCGATAACGTCGAGGATGATGCCGTCAGCCTTGTCGGCGATGGCGGTGCGGATGCCCTGGGCGTAGACGTCCGGGGTGCCCTTGCCGTCAAAGACGGTCACGTCCCAGCCGATCGCCTCGCCGGCCTCCTTGGCGCCCGCAGCAGGTGCTGCGCAGCCCTCGCCAGCCTCAAGACACGAGATGACCCAGATGTTCTGATCGGCGAGCGGCTTTGGGCTGCTGTCGGGTAGAGCGCGGTCAGTTCCCTGGCGATTCCGTTCCAGCGCAGCCTTGGC contains the following coding sequences:
- a CDS encoding ABC transporter permease — encoded protein: MMIESTEAAAAPSRPASSPGAAGRPAQDAPAPTWRAQLLSLLEKYALVFLFALMCVFFSVYQPTSDTFPSAANIRNILGNEPVVAIIALASILPLTCGQFDLSVGAIAGLSSIVAASAAAEHDVPVVLAVALGIFSGCGVGLFNGVLVARLGVNALVATLGTATLVSGLVSLYTANLVISIGIPESITALGSGTWLGLPRTVYTLAVIAVGVWYLLTQTPYGRQLTAVGVSPGSARLVGLRVDRYVLSSFVLSGGLSGVAGVLLLARAGTANPSVGPGYTLAALSAAFLGATAIKPGTFNVLGTLLGVLFVAVSVNGLVLAGTADWVQPTFNGAALIVAVALSTSIARRRAGR
- a CDS encoding substrate-binding domain-containing protein; the encoded protein is MKEAKAALERNRQGTDRALPDSSPKPLADQNIWVISCLEAGEGCAAPAAGAKEAGEAIGWDVTVFDGKGTPDVYAQGIRTAIADKADGIILDVIDCIAAKGALEEAKTAGIPIFAFYSFDCDDPLLGEGGQPLFDAELLFEDGQTWMQRVENVQAKSVADYVIAETEGAAKIIQFTEDELLVTQHLYRGFNQRIEACGGCEIVAKVPYTLADLATGKLQAKAEAALTQNPDANVVYSPYDAALTLGISQAVTASGRDADLLVTGNEGLSANLAAVSAGKGQDMIAGAPARWVGWAAIDGMNRLLQGEPQVDAGIGNQTLDASSPSMPTETTFYDGNIGADGKPLQDYEANYLRIWGLS
- a CDS encoding ATP-binding cassette domain-containing protein, which codes for MQDTVLHVSHLSKTFGATTVLSSASVEVGRGEVHALLGGNGSGKSTLIKLLAGVHRADPGGTITVGGVSTPAERWSAEEARRRGLHFVHQDPAVFPGLTVAENIAIGRGFPTSSGGRIDRASMRRRTLEVLERFHIHAAPDTLVAALRPADRVMIAIARALQDREGAHDGVLVLDEPTASLPAWEVDVLLAALRRYAEAGQTIVYVTHRLDEVIDLADRVTVLRDGQVAGSRDVEGLTEVGLVEMIVGRPLDRVFPEQRKQVATDVAMSVRGLAVGPLRGVDLDLHRGEVLGVAGLLGSGRSELLHALFGDLPVTSGAVTLAGRALRVRSPRQAMKAGLALVPEDRGADGLFPSLSVRENLSASVVRSYWRGGRLRHKAERTDARALIAAYGVKPDSDAPAAGTLSGGNQQKVVLARWLRRDPAVLLLDEPTQGVDVGARADIYAHVRAAADHGTAVLLVTSDFEEMAHVADRVLVLREGRLVAELLAPDITADRLTELSYLTTEVPA